From the genome of Halichoerus grypus chromosome X, mHalGry1.hap1.1, whole genome shotgun sequence:
TCTCTTCTTCATCTTGCAAAGCCTCCTCATACTGAGATGGGAAAGAACTCGGGTCAGTCCTGTGAAACTTGGCCATCAACTCCAGGACTTTCAACTTGGTGGTTTCAGCGTGGGCTCTCGGGCCCCACAGGAATTCAAACTGTGCGGGATCCCTGTTGGCCACCTGCCGGTACTCCAGGTACTTTTCCTTCACGAAATCTTTGGTGATGAGCTTCCTGGGCTCCCCAAAGATGGAGTGCTTCCTCCCAGCATATACCCCCGTCAAATTCAGCGCTTCCCAGACTTCCTCTTCAGTGGCACTGTTGCCCTTCATGAAGATCACACCCAGGATAAAGATCAGGATGCCGGTCTTGGGCATGCCCTCTTCACCACCCAGCACCCCATCATAGGTGAGGCCCAATTTGATGAAGAGGCCATAGCAGTGGTTGATGGGATCCACTCTCTTCACATCAAGGCCAAAGACCATCTCCATGTGCTCAGCGGCTCTCAGGAAGATCTCAGTGAAGTGGTCTTCAGACTCTTTGATGACAATCTGCATGTCTGCCTTTGTCACTAGCTCTTTCATGTGATACTTGAACAGCATGAAATTGACCAACGAAATCACCTTCTTATCTACAGCATCCATGGACACATTCCTGGGGTCAGGCCCAGCCCATGAGGTGCTATCCTCTTCTTGGCTCCTGGAGCCCTCATTCAAGTCACTTGATGAGGTGGTTGTGATGGCAATGGAAGATGAGCAGAAACTCTGATGACTCTCAGGGGTACTGGGTTGACCAGCATCAGGAGCCTCCTCTGAATTGCCAGGCATCAGAGGATAAGAGGAGAGATGGGTCTCTTCCAGAGCCCTGGAGACCTGTACAACTTCCATATCTTGGATCTCACTGAAGGTCTGAAAGCACTGATCGTATAAGCATCGTGGATTCTTTTGGTTCTGAAGCATGGTGACTTTTATGAGTGGCAATAGACAGGAGTGAGGACAGGGGAGTGGGCAATGGGGAATCACAGCctaagaggaagaa
Proteins encoded in this window:
- the LOC118522773 gene encoding melanoma-associated antigen B16-like produces the protein MLQNQKNPRCLYDQCFQTFSEIQDMEVVQVSRALEETHLSSYPLMPGNSEEAPDAGQPSTPESHQSFCSSSIAITTTSSSDLNEGSRSQEEDSTSWAGPDPRNVSMDAVDKKVISLVNFMLFKYHMKELVTKADMQIVIKESEDHFTEIFLRAAEHMEMVFGLDVKRVDPINHCYGLFIKLGLTYDGVLGGEEGMPKTGILIFILGVIFMKGNSATEEEVWEALNLTGVYAGRKHSIFGEPRKLITKDFVKEKYLEYRQVANRDPAQFEFLWGPRAHAETTKLKVLELMAKFHRTDPSSFPSQYEEALQDEEERARARISARSVSASVATASSRAKSIHFSCS